From Limisphaera ngatamarikiensis, one genomic window encodes:
- a CDS encoding type II secretion system protein: MPARRPAHPHHSHPLPAFTLWELLVVMAILSLLTALLLPVLGRAREAGRATACTGHLRQIGLALQMYVDQNRQRFPVMRDRAPDTNAVPATVVLPTPDEVLADEVGNRAVFRCPSDGARLFETTGSSYAWNSLLNGQPAHDPELFGLRFGATRVPVFFDKERFHKARGDRRAVNYLYADGSVRNLLVLEGP; encoded by the coding sequence ATGCCGGCTCGACGCCCCGCCCATCCCCACCATTCACACCCCCTGCCGGCCTTTACCCTGTGGGAACTGCTGGTTGTCATGGCCATTTTGTCCCTGTTGACGGCCCTGTTGTTGCCGGTCCTGGGTCGTGCGCGCGAGGCCGGCCGGGCCACCGCCTGCACGGGACACCTGCGGCAGATCGGGCTCGCCCTGCAGATGTACGTGGACCAGAACCGGCAGCGGTTTCCGGTCATGCGGGATCGCGCTCCCGACACCAACGCCGTACCTGCGACCGTCGTCCTGCCCACGCCGGATGAGGTGCTGGCGGACGAGGTCGGTAACCGGGCCGTGTTCCGTTGTCCCTCGGATGGCGCACGTCTGTTCGAAACCACCGGTTCCAGCTACGCTTGGAACAGTCTGCTCAACGGGCAACCGGCCCATGATCCGGAACTGTTTGGCCTCCGGTTTGGCGCCACGCGGGTGCCGGTGTTTTTCGACAAGGAACGGTTTCACAAGGCCCGCGGCGACCGTCGCGCGGTGAACTACCTGTACGCCGACGGCAGCGTGCGGAATCTGCTGGTGCTGGAGGGGCCATGA